A genomic segment from Schistocerca piceifrons isolate TAMUIC-IGC-003096 chromosome 4, iqSchPice1.1, whole genome shotgun sequence encodes:
- the LOC124796410 gene encoding uncharacterized protein LOC124796410 produces the protein MNRRQQLDKSSSIAALKCLAEYHAASVILMRKYQDFSERYKKLYLIPENLVGIELHYGSSFDSVATAVGTWPGFEHYEHKIRNFFEKRLGALLQEEDSDSFKVLNHGDLWINNILYKRSTETGEVLHVKLVDFQHAAVGRPTNDLHYFIFSSPQEEVREKYLDMMLEEYHKTLMSTLSALGDGSCQYSLQTLKQEFEDTLMLGFFAANVVLPAVLQDNTEAFDIFQTDETTVTEKYRVSLSELRCNERFREVYQKLLLYFDRKGLL, from the coding sequence ATGAACAGAAGACAGCAGCTAGACAAATCCAGTTCAATTGCAGCCCTAAAATGTCTCGCTGAATATCACGCAGCTTCTGTCATTCTGATGAGGAAATACCAAGATTTTTCTGAAAGATACAAGAAATTGTATCTTATTCCAGAGAATTTAGTGGGTATTGAATTGCACTACGGATCTAGCTTCGATTCAGTCGCCACTGCCGTCGGAACGTGGCCAGGATTCGAGCACTATGAACACAAAATACGCAATTTTTTCGAAAAACGGTTGGGTGCATTGTTACAAGAAGAAGATAGCGATTCGTTCAAGGTGTTAAATCACGGTGATCTGTGGATAAATAATATACTGTACAAGCGTAGTACGGAAACTGGCGAAGTGCTGCATGTGAAACTGGTAGACTTCCAACATGCCGCTGTCGGTCGTCCAACGAACGATCTACATTATTTCATTTTCTCATCTCCGCAAGAAGAGGTAAGAGAGAAGTATTTGGACATGATGCTAGAAGAGTATCACAAAACTTTGATGTCAACCTTAAGTGCCTTAGGTGATGGCAGCTGCCAGTATTCATTGCAGACTCTGAAACAAGAATTTGAGGATACTTTAATGCTGGGTTTCTTTGCAGCTAACGTCGTTCTCCCAGCTGTCCTACAGGACAACACTGAAGCCTTCGACATTTTTCAAACTGACGAGACGACGGTGACAGAAAAATATCGTGTCTCCTTGAGTGAACTCCGATGTAATGAGCGTTTCAGGGAAGTTTACCAGAAACTACTTCTATATTTCGACCGTAAGGGGTTACTGTAG